From Acinonyx jubatus isolate Ajub_Pintada_27869175 chromosome B2, VMU_Ajub_asm_v1.0, whole genome shotgun sequence, a single genomic window includes:
- the LOC128315792 gene encoding uncharacterized protein LOC128315792, whose amino-acid sequence MTSVAGRDVGATVVDVGLGHELAPTVPFLAWEAAGAGQGTEGPLLGLWEGTECADDRAERRLWPGSRRHLPAPPGEAPPEQCGLFPAEEVRGLERQVLEFTAPDNSIFWKSIPWEAEMWLRSGTDDSGHRMIITTTGGGIVCQLLLNRFTRVFLHPHNPEREMLLLNPFSRWCSQGPEFNSTGFREEQKCSRVCDDESHRTTAVKQEDRRWLGTS is encoded by the exons ATGACCAGTGTGGCTG GGCGGGACGTGGGGGCAACTGTCGTGGACGTGGGTCTGGGACACGAGCTGGCCCCCACGGTCCCTTTCCTCGCTTGGGAAGCGGCCGGCGCGGGGCAAGGCACGGAAGGGCCTCTCCTCGGCCTTTGGGAGGGAACCGAGTGCGCGGATGACCGGGCCGAGAGGCGACTCTGGCCCGGGAGCCGAAGGCACCTCCCCGCCCCACCAGGGGAGGCCCCTCCGGAGCAGTGTGGCCTTTTCCCTGCGGAGGAGGTTCGGGGTCTTGAGCGGCAGGTGCTGGAGTTTACTGCCCCAGATAACAGCATCTTCTGGAAGAGTATTCCGTGGGAGGCGGAAATGTGGCTGCGTTCAGGGACCGACGATTCTGGGCATCGGATGA TAATTACAACAACAGGTGGAGGAATTGTATGCCAGCTGCTGCTGAACCGGTTTACACGTGTGTTCCTTCATCCTCACAACCCTGAGCGAGAGATGCTTTTGTTAAATCCATTTTCACGCTGGTGTAGCCAAGGCCCAGAGTTTAACTCG ACAGGATTCCGGGAGGAACAGAAGTGCTCACGGGTCTGTGACGACGAAAGCCACAGGACGACGGCGGTTAAGCAAGAAGACAGAAGGTGGTTGGGAACTTCGTGA